A stretch of Brassica rapa cultivar Chiifu-401-42 chromosome A08, CAAS_Brap_v3.01, whole genome shotgun sequence DNA encodes these proteins:
- the LOC103836167 gene encoding deoxyribodipyrimidine photo-lyase, with the protein MSSTTTAVQPGRIRILKKPSLLLPDQTPGPVVYWMFRDQRLRDNWALIHAVDLANRTNAPVAVVFNLFDQFLGAKARQLGFMLKGLRQIHRQIESLQIPFFLLQGDAKETIPEFMKECGASHLVTDFSPLREIRSCKEEVVKRTSVALAIDEVDAHNVVPMWAASGKLEYSARTIRGKINKLLPEYLVEFPEIEPPKKKWGGMVDKVVDWDSIIDNVVREGAEVPEVEWCVPGEDSGMEVLMGRQEGFLTKRLRNYSTDRNNPVKPKALSGLSPYLHFGQISAQRCALEARKVQKTYPQAVDTFLEELIVRRELSDNFCYYQPHYDSLEGAWEWARKSLMDHASDKREHTYSLEQLEKGQTADPLWNASQLEMVYQGKMHGFMRMYWAKKILEWTKGPEEALSISIFLNNKYELDGRDPSGYVGCMWSICGVHDQGWKERPVFGKIRYMNYAGCKRKFNVDSYISYVKSLVSVTKKKRKAEEQLTRDSIDHPKAK; encoded by the exons ATGTCGTCGACGACAACGGCGGTTCAACCGGGTCGGATCCGGATCCTGAAGAAGCCCTCTTTGCTACTTCCGGATCAAACGCCGGGTCCCGTAGTTTACTGGATGTTCAGAGACCAACGGCTGAGAGATAACTGGGCTCTGATCCACGCCGTCGATCTGGCGAACAGAACCAACGCGCCGGTGGCCGTCGTGTTCAATCTGTTCGATCAGTTCCTCGGCGCGAAGGCGAGGCAATTAGGGTTTATGTTGAAAGGTCTCCGCCAGATTCACCGTCAAATCGAATCTCTTCAGATTCCGTTTTTTCTTTTACAG GGAGATGCAAAGGAGACGATTCCTGAGTTTATGAAAGAGTGTGGGGCTTCACATTTGGTGACTGACTTCTCGCCTTTACGGGAGATAAGAAGCTGTAAAGAGGAGGTTGTGAAGAGGACGAGTGTTGCGTTAGCGATAGACGAAGTTGATGCACACAATGTGGTTCCAATGTGGGCTGCTTCGGGGAAGTTGGAGTACAGTGCTAGAACCATACGGGGGAAGATTAACAAACTGTTGCCTGAGTACCTCGTTGAGTTTCCTGAGATTGAACCGCCGAAGAAGAAGTGGGGAGGGATGGTGGACAAGGTTGTTGATTGGGATAGCATCATCGATAACGTTGTAAG GGAGGGTGCGGAAGTTCCTGAAGTTGAATGGTGTGTGCCTGGAGAGGACTCAGGCATGGAAGTATTGATGGGGAGACAAGAGGGGTTTTTGACGAAAAGGTTGAGGAACTATTCGACTGATAGGAATAATCCTGTGAAGCCGAAAGCACTCTCTGGTCTCTCTCCTTATCTGCATTTTGGACAGATCTCAGCTCAAAGGTGTGCCTTAGAGGCACGTAAAGTCCAGAAGACTTACCCTCAG GCAGTTGATACGTTCTTGGAAGAGTTGATTGTACGAAGAGAACTCTCTGACAACTTTTGCTACTATCAACCTCACTATGATTCTTTGGAGGGAGCTTGGGAGTGGGCACGGAAGTCATTGATGGATCATGCTTCAGATAAGAGAGAACACACTTACTC GTTGGAGCAGTTAGAGAAGGGACAGACAGCAGATCCT CTATGGAATGCTTCACAGTTAGAGATGGTCTATCAGGGGAAAATGCACGGTTTCATGAG AATGTATTGGGCAAAGAAGATTCTAGAATGGACCAAAGGACCTGAAGAGGCTCTCTCAATCTCCATCTTTCTAAATAACAAG TATGAGTTAGATGGTCGTGACCCGAGTGGATATGTTGGGTGTATGTGGTCCATATGCGGCGTTCACGATCAG GGATGGAAAGAGAGGCCGGTGTTTGGGAAGATACGGTACATGAACTACGCGGGTTGCAAAAGGAAGTTTAATGTGGACAGTTACATCTCTTATGTTAAGAGTTTGGTGTCAGtaacaaagaagaagaggaaagctGAAGAACAGCTCACCAGAGACTCTATTGACCACCCCAAAGCTAAATAG
- the LOC103836168 gene encoding IRK-interacting protein gives MAPSSSSSPSKSPVLSLHQALHFTPIPECEEEDLHEERYKNKATPSSNGGSSATPSRHHKHTLTPLHHNGKPKNKKRHDDNNDEDGGGSVSCNNCRPHHSHREKFSVVPLESHNNNPSFIYSPNLIIKSIFQSLTRKSPKLSSSSSSTTDASREEQWRLAAAELSHKLIQATKKKEDAVAEASKLKASMSELEKKLNKLEVYCHNLKSGLDECSSNKKQSTKQSALFNNKKQSTLFQKDGINDKIIQQFLVSVSESRTSIRALSRALASQLRTVGGKVYERLSLLLQPFDVKINSKSLILYLEAILSRAFFEDFEAPGFQRTGSTRILNPIDRCESNYASFNVLTELKWDEVLSRGTKHFSEEFSQFCDRKMSDVVSMLSWNRAWPEPLLQAFFGASKSVWLVHLLANSVNPGLQIFRVEKDDRFDPIYMEETGGDRFKDLVRAMVQPGFYVYGSVVKCKVVCKHYSSVEEEVVEDSMVKECNKSLISICSPLGG, from the exons ATGGCtccatcatcttcatcttctccttccAAATCTCCTGTTCTATCTCTTCACCAAGCCCTCCACTTCACTCCT ATTCCTGAATGCGAAGAAGAGGACCTCCACGAAGAACGATACAAAAACAAAGCAACACCAAGCAGCAACGGTGGTTCTTCCGCCACTCCAAGCCGCCACCACAAACACACTCTAACGCCTCTCCACCACAACGGAaaacccaaaaacaaaaaacgaCACGACGACAACAACGACGAAGACGGAGGAGGCTCCGTCTCCTGCAACAACTGTCGTCCCCACCATTCTCACCGCGAAAAATTCTCCGTCGTGCCTCTCGAAAGCCACAACAACAACCCTTCCTTCATCTATAGCCCCAACCTCATAATCAAATCCATCTTCCAATCCCTCACACGTAAAAGCCCCAAGCTATCTTCCTCCTCATCCTCCACAACCGACGCTTCCAGAGAAGAGCAGTGGCGGTTAGCCGCGGCGGAGCTTTCTCATAAACTGATACAAGCcacgaagaagaaagaagacgCTGTCGCAGAAGCTTCAAAGTTGAAAGCTTCCATGTCAGAGCTCGAGAAGAAACTCAACAAGCTCGAGGTTTACTGCCACAACCTCAAGTCAGGCCTCGACGAGTGCAGCAGCAACAAGAAACAGAGCACGAAACAGAGTGCTCTGTTTAACAACAAGAAACAGAGTACTCTGTTTCAAAAAGATGGAATCAACGACAAGATCATCCAGCAGTTCCTCGTCTCAGTGTCGGAATCTCGAACTTCGATCAGAGCCTTGAGCAGAGCTCTGGCCTCGCAGCTGAGAACCGTCGGTGGAAAAGTCTACGAGcgactctctctcctcctccaGCCTTTCGATGTAAAGATCAACTCGAAAAGTCTGATCCTTTACCTCGAAGCGATTCTGAGCAGAGCCTTCTTCGAGGACTTCGAAGCTCCCGGGTTTCAGAGAACCGGGTCGACCCGGATTTTGAACCCGATTGATCGCTGCGAGTCCAACTACGCCTCGTTCAACGTCTTGACGGAGCTCAAGTGGGACGAGGTCTTGAGCAgagggacgaagcatttctccgagGAGTTTAGCCAGTTCTGTGACCGGAAAATGAGCGACGTCGTTTCGATGCTTTCTTGGAACCGGGCCTGGCCTGAACCGCTTTTACAG GCGTTCTTTGGTGCTTCCAAGAGTGTTTGGTTGGTTCATCTATTAGCTAACTCGGTGAACCCGGGGTTGCAAATCTTTCGCGTGGAGAAAGACGACCGGTTTGATCCGATTTACATGGAGGAAACAGGTGGTGACCGGTTTAAGGATTTGGTTCGAGCTATGGTTCAACCTGGATTTTATGTCTATGGTAGTGTGGTTAAGTGCAAGGTGGTTTGCAAGCATTACAGCAGCGTCGAGGAGGAAGTAGTAGAAGACAGTATGGTCAAGGAATGTAATAAGAGTTTGATTAGCATTTGTAGCCCATTAGGTGGTTAA